One window of Microtus pennsylvanicus isolate mMicPen1 chromosome X, mMicPen1.hap1, whole genome shotgun sequence genomic DNA carries:
- the LOC142840448 gene encoding LOW QUALITY PROTEIN: melanoma-associated antigen B4-like (The sequence of the model RefSeq protein was modified relative to this genomic sequence to represent the inferred CDS: substituted 2 bases at 2 genomic stop codons): MPRGQKSKARAREKRRQVQVEVQGSNDAQEKAAEKEESPSSSAYDPGDAVASTSTASFPPKSKSQGKAPTITAGKGATGGRSGKGARGRRDQNPSCSMVSQSTGSPQNDLLTRKTGMLMQYLLCKYKMKQPMNKGEMLKIINRRFKEHFPEILKKASERLQLVFGLEVKQIKPNSSYYTLVSKLDPSIGGTLTTGLPFPQNGLLMPLLGVIFLNGNRATEKEIWDFLNILGIFDGKVHVIFGEPRNLITKDFVKEKYLEYQQVANSDPPSYEFLWGPRAHAETTKMNVLMFLAKVNETVPQAFPSHYEEALRDQEERAQAQAVGRHGTTDXDKAEXKVTSSDSSCS; encoded by the coding sequence ATGCCCAGGGGACAAAAGAGTAAGGCCCGTGCTCGCGAGAAACGCCGCCAGGTCCAAGTTGAGGTCCAGGGGTCCAATGATGCTCAAGAAAAGGCagcagagaaagaagagtcaCCTTCCTCTTCTGCTTATGATCCTGGAGATGCGGTTGCAAGCACGTCTACTGCTAGCTTCCCTCCGAAGTCTAAATCTCAGGGCAAGGCACCTACCATCACTGCTGGTAAAGGTGCGACTGGAGGAAGATCTGGTAAAGGTGCCAGAGGCCGAAGGGATCAAAATCCTAGTTGCTCTATGGTCTCACAGTCCACTGGGAGCCCCCAGAATGATCTTCTAACAAGGAAGACAGGAATGCTGATGCAGTACCTGCTTTGCAAGTACAAAATGAAGCAGCCAATGAATAAGGGAGAAATGCTGAAAATTATCAACAGACGATTCAAGGAGCACTTCCCTGAGATCCTCAAGAAAGCCTCTGAGCGCTTACAGCTTGTTTTTGGACTTGAAGTGAAGCAAATCAAGCCCAATAGTAGCTACTACACCCTTGTCAGTAAGTTAGACCCCAGCATTGGTGGGACTCTGACCACTGGCTTGCCTTTTCCCCAGAATGGGCTTCTGATGCCTCTGCTGGGTGTGATCTTCTTAAATGGCAACCGTGCCACTGAGAAAGAGATCTGGGATTTCTTGAATATTTTGGGAATCTTTGATGGGAAGGTGCATGTAATCTTTGGGGAGCCCCGAAATCTCATCACCAAAGATTTCGTTAAGGAAAAGTACCTGGAGTACCAGCAGGTAGCTAACAGTGATCCTCCATCCTATGAATTCCTTTGGGGTCCCCGGGCTCATGCTGAAACCACCAAGATGAATGTCTTGATGTTTTTGGCCAAGGTCAATGAGACCGTTCCTCAGGCCTTCCCATCTCATTATGAAGAGGCTTTGAGAGATCAGGAAGAGAGAGCCCAGGCTCAAGCtgtaggcaggcatggcactaCTGACTAAGATAAAGCAGAGTAGAAAGTCACATCTAGTGACTCCTCTTGCTCCTAG